The DNA window GCCGCTACACGCCCAGCCCGGCAGGCGGCTGCGGATTGACCCCTCCCCGGCGCCGCGCCACCGGCCGGATCACCGTCCACCCGGCGCCTCACCGGGGGTTCGACCAGGGGCCTGCCGCGACTCGGGTATTCGAGGCGGTGTCAGGCTTGGGCGGCGTAGGTCACGGTGACGGGGGCGTGGTCCGACCAGCGGGCGTCGTAGCTGGCTGCGCGTTCGACCCGGGCGCCGACCGCCTGCTCGGCGAGGCCCGGGGTGGCGATCTGGTAGTCGATCCGCCAGCCGGAGTCGTTGTCGAACGCCTTGCCCCGGTAGGACCACCAGGAGTACGGGCCGGGGGTGTCCGGGTGGAGGCGCCGGACGACATCCACATACCCGGCCTCGTCGAAGACCCGGGTGAGCCAGGCCCGCTCCTCGGGCAGGAAGCCGGACAACTTCTGGTTGGCCCGCCAGTTCTTCAGGTCGGCCTCGCGGTGCGCGATGTTCCAGTCGCCGCAGACCAGCACCTCGCGGCCGGTCACCGCTGCCTGCGTCCGCAGATCCAGCAGATGGACCAGGAACTCCTTCATAAAGCGTTCCTTCTCCTCCTGCCGCTCGGTGCCGACCTCGCCCGAGGGCAGGTAGAGGCTGACCACGGTGAGTCCGGGCAG is part of the Peterkaempfera bronchialis genome and encodes:
- a CDS encoding exodeoxyribonuclease III, giving the protein MLRVVTTVNVNGLRAAAKKGFSAWLAATEADVVCLQEVRAEPEQLPAEIREPEGWHAVWAPAAAKGRAGVALLSRQRPERQRIGFGSAEFDTSGRYAEIDLPGLTVVSLYLPSGEVGTERQEEKERFMKEFLVHLLDLRTQAAVTGREVLVCGDWNIAHREADLKNWRANQKLSGFLPEERAWLTRVFDEAGYVDVVRRLHPDTPGPYSWWSYRGKAFDNDSGWRIDYQIATPGLAEQAVGARVERAASYDARWSDHAPVTVTYAAQA